One genomic region from Halobaculum sp. XH14 encodes:
- a CDS encoding DoxX family protein, with amino-acid sequence MSTLDSGMNQLESKVGGLTVGGKVHSLSAWFVLALRLMMGYAFAYSGFTKITGEFAAGGYLSNVAATNGNPLAGLFAWMGSTPWFVEFANVAVPYGELFIGLGLLVGAFVRLAAFFGALMMLMFYFGNWEVAHGVINGDFAYMLVFLAVAAFAAGRILGLDQYIENYDVGGETLVERYPALEYILG; translated from the coding sequence ATGTCCACACTCGACTCCGGCATGAACCAGCTCGAGAGCAAAGTCGGCGGCCTGACCGTCGGCGGGAAAGTCCACAGCCTCAGCGCGTGGTTCGTGCTCGCGCTCCGTCTCATGATGGGCTACGCGTTCGCGTACTCCGGGTTCACCAAGATCACCGGCGAGTTCGCGGCCGGCGGCTACCTGTCGAACGTTGCCGCGACGAACGGCAACCCGCTTGCGGGCCTGTTCGCGTGGATGGGTTCGACGCCGTGGTTCGTCGAGTTCGCCAACGTCGCAGTCCCGTACGGTGAGTTGTTCATCGGTCTTGGGCTGCTCGTCGGTGCGTTCGTCCGCCTCGCGGCGTTCTTCGGCGCGCTCATGATGCTCATGTTCTACTTCGGGAACTGGGAGGTCGCCCACGGCGTGATCAACGGGGACTTCGCGTACATGCTCGTGTTCCTCGCGGTCGCCGCGTTCGCCGCGGGCCGCATTCTGGGCCTCGACCAGTACATCGAGAACTACGACGTCGGCGGCGAGACGCTCGTCGAGCGCTACCCCGCCCTCGAATACATCCTCGGCTAA
- a CDS encoding universal stress protein, translated as MYDRILLSTDGTVASEDAETHAIELAAAHNAVLHVLYVVDEDVVTAYSGDEYVDEAEGPEHGLEEHGEETLSELRRRAVETDVDVETTMQHGRPAETIVNHADDCDADLLVLGTKRRPDEYRALLGSVTDRVLRLTTRPATVVKTEVSE; from the coding sequence ATGTACGACCGAATTCTCCTGTCGACCGATGGAACTGTCGCGTCTGAAGATGCTGAAACGCACGCGATCGAGCTCGCAGCCGCTCACAACGCGGTCCTTCACGTGCTCTACGTCGTTGACGAGGATGTCGTGACTGCCTACAGCGGGGACGAGTACGTCGACGAGGCCGAAGGTCCCGAACACGGGCTCGAAGAACACGGCGAGGAGACGCTTTCGGAACTCCGACGTCGAGCCGTAGAGACCGATGTCGATGTCGAGACGACGATGCAACATGGCCGCCCCGCTGAGACCATCGTGAATCACGCAGACGACTGTGACGCCGATCTCCTCGTGCTCGGTACCAAACGCCGGCCGGACGAATATCGGGCGTTGCTCGGCAGTGTCACCGACCGCGTCCTTCGGCTGACGACGCGTCCGGCAACCGTCGTGAAAACCGAAGTCAGCGAGTAG
- a CDS encoding exodeoxyribonuclease VII large subunit, with protein sequence MADAPDTERQAVEPDAREVLSVSQLNDRIASVVQDTPALNGVRCIGEVTDLHKNSTALYFTLTDGEAELPCMIWANRYREMDADLEDGTEVILEGDIDYWVEGGKIDLKPWEVIVVGDGDQAAAVERLRSELEERGWFDDEQKQ encoded by the coding sequence ATGGCGGACGCACCGGATACCGAACGGCAGGCGGTCGAACCCGATGCGAGAGAGGTCCTTAGCGTGTCCCAGCTGAACGACCGGATCGCGTCGGTCGTCCAGGACACGCCTGCCCTCAACGGCGTCCGCTGTATCGGGGAGGTCACTGACCTCCACAAGAACAGCACGGCGCTCTACTTCACGCTCACCGACGGTGAGGCCGAGCTCCCCTGTATGATCTGGGCGAACCGTTACCGGGAGATGGACGCCGACCTCGAGGACGGGACCGAAGTCATCCTCGAGGGCGATATCGACTACTGGGTCGAGGGTGGGAAGATCGACCTCAAACCGTGGGAGGTGATCGTCGTCGGCGACGGCGACCAAGCGGCTGCCGTCGAGCGACTGCGAAGCGAACTCGAAGAGCGTGGCTGGTTCGACGACGAGCAGAAACAGTAA
- a CDS encoding DNA-binding protein, with product MSDLIVKAAVKDALSDHNVSADFYDALNEEVAELLDDAAERAEANDRKTVQPRDL from the coding sequence ATGTCTGACCTAATCGTCAAAGCAGCCGTGAAGGACGCACTTTCGGACCACAACGTCTCGGCAGATTTCTACGACGCCCTCAACGAAGAGGTCGCCGAACTGCTCGACGACGCCGCAGAGCGTGCCGAGGCCAACGACCGGAAGACGGTTCAGCCCCGCGACCTGTAG
- a CDS encoding succinylglutamate desuccinylase/aspartoacylase family protein — MTSDSPHQIEVGGRTIPSGEKSQFRYAVATTFHDDAIELPVTVVNGDQAGPTVCLTAAVHGDELNGVKIIQEVAAEYEPSDLHGTLVCLHVLNVPGFLAQQRYIPIYDEDLNRSFPGSARSTLAKRLANTIYEEFISKCDIGLDFHTSTRNRTTMYHVRADMRDPAVERLARAFGTSVILDGEGSRGTLRRVACQDGIPTVTVEMGRAHRFQTAHLDRALHCVASVLAEHEVLPNQPVSWPGWTRVVARDGEKTWLRAETGGLVEMEWGPHPLVEEDEPLFTISDHFKNDIETIRAPSTGIVVGVLENAVAYPGHPLCHFVSVDEGTADIIRDDIERGVFDVYREGGFQWPEPRWYAHHEHETDSTHSENTHDTERENRDD, encoded by the coding sequence ATGACCAGTGATTCACCACACCAGATCGAAGTCGGGGGTAGGACGATTCCATCCGGTGAGAAGTCTCAGTTCCGGTATGCCGTCGCGACAACGTTTCACGACGACGCGATTGAACTGCCAGTCACTGTCGTCAATGGTGACCAAGCGGGACCGACAGTCTGCTTGACAGCCGCAGTTCACGGCGACGAACTCAACGGGGTCAAGATCATCCAAGAGGTCGCAGCCGAGTACGAACCGAGTGATCTTCACGGGACGCTTGTCTGCCTCCACGTACTGAATGTCCCAGGATTTCTGGCCCAGCAACGGTACATCCCGATCTATGACGAAGATCTCAACCGCTCGTTCCCTGGCAGTGCTCGAAGTACGCTAGCAAAACGGCTCGCAAACACGATTTACGAGGAGTTCATCTCGAAGTGTGACATCGGGCTTGACTTCCACACGTCGACGCGCAACCGCACGACGATGTACCACGTCCGCGCAGATATGCGCGACCCGGCTGTGGAACGACTCGCCCGCGCGTTCGGCACGAGCGTCATCCTCGACGGCGAGGGTTCACGAGGGACACTCCGACGCGTGGCCTGTCAGGACGGTATCCCCACGGTCACGGTTGAGATGGGGCGCGCCCATCGATTCCAGACCGCGCACCTCGACCGAGCGCTCCACTGTGTCGCGAGCGTCCTCGCCGAACACGAGGTCCTTCCCAACCAACCGGTGTCCTGGCCCGGGTGGACGCGCGTGGTCGCCCGCGACGGTGAGAAAACGTGGCTCCGTGCCGAAACTGGGGGGCTCGTCGAGATGGAGTGGGGCCCGCACCCTCTCGTTGAGGAAGACGAGCCGCTGTTCACGATTTCCGACCACTTCAAGAACGACATCGAGACGATTCGCGCTCCATCGACCGGCATCGTTGTCGGTGTCCTCGAAAATGCAGTGGCGTACCCGGGCCACCCGCTGTGTCACTTCGTGAGCGTTGACGAGGGAACCGCCGACATCATTCGCGACGACATTGAGCGGGGCGTGTTCGACGTCTACCGTGAAGGTGGATTCCAATGGCCCGAACCTCGCTGGTACGCCCACCACGAACACGAAACTGATTCAACACACTCTGAAAACACTCATGACACTGAACGAGAGAATAGAGACGACTGA
- a CDS encoding copper-translocating P-type ATPase, which produces MFRRRFWVSLALSVPVLIFSEFIQDVFGYTAPTFPGSAWITPALAVVIFAYGGVPFLSMARTELKNREPGMMMLISLAISVAFVYSVASLFLEGTTPFFWELVTLIDIMLLGHWVEMRSVRAASGALDELAKLMPDTAERITESGDTEEVPVSELGEDDIVLVRPGASVPADGEVVEGESSVDESMITGESRPVGKEPGSEVVAGTVNQDGSLRVKITKTGDETALAGIMRLVEEAQQSKSRTQLLADKAAGWLFYVALGVAAITAVAWVVATGYNITVLERVVTVLVIACPHALGLAVPLVVAINTSTAAKNGMLIRDRIAMEESRNLDTVMFDKTGTLTKGEQGVVGVETAGDWSEERAFEVAAGVEGDSEHMIARAIRDAAEERNVQRASVSNFENFRGLGVRATVDGETVHIGGPNLIEKFGIERPNEIAAFAEEAGSNAETVIYLVHDESEVVAAFALADVIREESRQAIEALHAMDIEVAMLTGDSEDVARAVSEELGIDQYFAEVLPDEKDTKVEALQSEGKLVAMVGDGVNDAPALTRADVGIAIGSGTDVAIESGDIILVDNNPLDVVRLIKLSKASYRKMQENLVWATGYNVFALPLAAGVLAPIGILLSPAIGAVFMSLSTIIVAINARRLRSADISVPDIGA; this is translated from the coding sequence ATGTTCAGGCGACGATTCTGGGTGTCGCTCGCGCTCTCGGTGCCAGTCCTCATCTTTAGCGAATTCATTCAGGACGTCTTCGGCTATACGGCCCCTACGTTCCCCGGGAGTGCGTGGATAACGCCGGCACTTGCGGTCGTGATCTTCGCATACGGTGGTGTGCCCTTCCTCTCGATGGCCCGGACGGAACTGAAAAACCGCGAGCCGGGCATGATGATGCTCATCTCGCTGGCGATCTCGGTCGCGTTCGTCTACTCGGTTGCGAGTCTGTTTCTCGAAGGGACGACACCGTTTTTCTGGGAACTCGTCACGCTGATCGACATCATGCTGCTGGGCCACTGGGTGGAGATGCGGTCGGTCCGAGCAGCCTCAGGGGCGCTCGACGAATTGGCGAAACTCATGCCCGACACTGCCGAGCGCATCACAGAGAGTGGGGATACCGAGGAAGTGCCTGTCTCCGAACTCGGCGAGGACGACATCGTGCTCGTTCGCCCGGGCGCGAGCGTGCCTGCCGACGGCGAAGTCGTCGAGGGCGAGTCGTCCGTTGACGAGTCGATGATTACCGGCGAATCCAGACCAGTCGGGAAAGAGCCCGGATCAGAGGTGGTCGCCGGAACGGTCAATCAGGACGGGAGCCTCCGCGTCAAAATCACGAAGACTGGCGACGAGACGGCGCTTGCGGGCATCATGCGACTCGTCGAAGAGGCCCAACAATCCAAATCTCGGACCCAGTTGCTCGCCGACAAGGCAGCTGGCTGGCTGTTCTACGTGGCACTCGGCGTCGCGGCGATTACGGCCGTCGCGTGGGTCGTCGCCACCGGGTACAATATCACCGTCCTCGAGCGTGTCGTGACGGTCCTGGTTATCGCGTGTCCACACGCACTCGGCCTGGCCGTTCCACTGGTTGTCGCAATCAACACCTCGACGGCTGCCAAGAACGGGATGCTCATCCGCGACCGCATTGCCATGGAGGAATCCCGCAACCTAGACACGGTGATGTTCGACAAGACCGGGACCCTCACGAAGGGCGAACAGGGCGTCGTCGGTGTCGAGACGGCGGGTGACTGGAGTGAAGAGCGAGCGTTCGAAGTCGCCGCTGGTGTCGAGGGTGACTCCGAGCACATGATTGCTCGCGCCATCCGGGACGCCGCCGAGGAACGGAACGTCCAGCGAGCGAGCGTTTCGAACTTCGAGAACTTCCGCGGTCTCGGCGTCAGAGCCACTGTGGACGGCGAGACGGTGCATATCGGTGGACCGAACCTGATTGAGAAATTCGGTATCGAGCGGCCCAACGAAATCGCTGCCTTCGCGGAGGAAGCTGGCTCGAACGCAGAGACGGTTATCTACCTGGTTCACGACGAATCCGAAGTCGTCGCAGCATTTGCGCTGGCGGACGTTATTCGGGAAGAAAGTCGGCAGGCCATCGAGGCGCTACACGCGATGGACATCGAGGTGGCGATGCTGACCGGTGACTCGGAGGACGTCGCACGGGCTGTCTCGGAGGAACTCGGTATCGACCAGTACTTCGCGGAGGTACTCCCCGACGAAAAGGACACGAAAGTCGAAGCGCTCCAGTCCGAGGGGAAACTAGTCGCGATGGTCGGCGACGGCGTCAACGACGCGCCAGCACTCACGCGAGCTGACGTCGGTATTGCCATCGGTTCAGGGACCGACGTCGCCATCGAGTCTGGCGATATCATCCTCGTCGACAATAATCCGCTGGACGTGGTGCGGCTCATCAAGCTCTCGAAGGCGAGTTACCGGAAGATGCAGGAGAATCTCGTCTGGGCGACCGGCTACAACGTTTTCGCGCTCCCACTCGCTGCCGGAGTCCTCGCACCGATCGGCATCCTGCTGTCGCCGGCCATCGGTGCCGTGTTCATGTCGCTGTCGACGATCATCGTCGCTATCAACGCCCGTCGTCTCCGCAGCGCCGATATTTCCGTGCCCGACATTGGTGCGTGA
- a CDS encoding class I SAM-dependent methyltransferase — protein MTLNERIETTEPSHPIFARLYDPVMKPAERTVLAEHRRYLVDDIAGAVLDLGAGTGAMFPHVREAAADSGTVTLFAIEPDPHMRRKALERARDLGLEIEIESAGAEALPFADDSFDVVIASLVFCTIPDFDATLSEVARVLKPGGEFRFLEHVRGEGAVGIAHDVLAPAWHTVAGGCHLNRETDEIFRDDDRFELVDYTRLEDIPRIVPIVRGTLKRRRMGSILSRFV, from the coding sequence ATGACACTGAACGAGAGAATAGAGACGACTGAGCCGTCTCATCCGATATTCGCGCGGCTGTATGATCCGGTGATGAAACCGGCAGAGAGAACCGTGCTTGCCGAACACCGCCGCTATCTCGTGGATGATATCGCCGGGGCGGTTCTGGACCTTGGTGCGGGGACAGGTGCGATGTTTCCGCACGTTAGAGAAGCAGCTGCTGACAGCGGAACTGTCACACTGTTCGCGATTGAGCCAGACCCACATATGCGCCGGAAAGCGCTCGAACGAGCACGCGACCTCGGGCTTGAAATCGAGATCGAAAGCGCCGGTGCAGAAGCACTCCCGTTCGCTGACGATTCCTTCGATGTCGTCATCGCGTCACTCGTGTTCTGTACCATCCCCGATTTTGATGCCACACTCTCCGAGGTGGCCCGGGTACTGAAGCCAGGTGGTGAGTTCCGGTTTCTCGAGCACGTCCGCGGGGAAGGCGCCGTGGGTATCGCCCACGACGTACTCGCGCCCGCATGGCACACCGTCGCTGGCGGGTGTCACCTGAATCGTGAGACGGACGAAATATTTCGAGACGACGATCGATTCGAACTCGTAGATTACACACGGCTGGAGGACATCCCGCGGATCGTTCCAATCGTCCGTGGGACGCTCAAACGCCGACGTATGGGTTCGATTCTTTCTCGTTTCGTGTGA
- a CDS encoding exodeoxyribonuclease VII large subunit: MQSAIHEQDPTVDILVKDATVQGSEAPTSIANGIHHLDRSEDVDAIIVGRGGGSDSNLQAFNTERVAEAIFTANTPIVTAIGHTDDRLIADRVADMAAITPTAAGEYIVKSRNDFLASEIEPLEQQLETAYETFEQEHEHEQELTEAVEEATAPQGLQPVYYKAAIAVLLLLLLVITALWLGVI; the protein is encoded by the coding sequence ATTCAGAGTGCGATCCACGAGCAGGACCCCACCGTCGACATCCTGGTGAAGGATGCAACTGTCCAGGGGTCGGAGGCGCCGACGTCCATCGCGAACGGCATTCACCATCTCGACCGCTCGGAGGACGTCGACGCGATCATCGTCGGCCGCGGTGGTGGGAGCGATTCGAACCTCCAGGCGTTCAACACCGAGCGGGTCGCGGAGGCGATTTTCACGGCAAACACGCCGATCGTGACCGCTATCGGCCACACTGACGATCGGTTGATCGCGGACCGGGTTGCGGATATGGCCGCGATCACGCCGACGGCCGCCGGCGAGTACATCGTGAAGTCCCGGAATGACTTCCTCGCCAGCGAGATCGAGCCGTTGGAGCAACAGCTTGAGACCGCCTACGAAACCTTCGAACAGGAGCACGAACACGAACAGGAACTGACCGAGGCAGTCGAGGAGGCGACCGCCCCCCAGGGCCTTCAGCCAGTCTATTACAAGGCCGCGATTGCTGTCCTCCTCCTGCTGTTGCTGGTCATCACCGCCCTCTGGCTAGGAGTGATCTGA
- a CDS encoding DUF411 domain-containing protein, with product MKRNVTRRGLLRVGGTTVALGVAGCLGSPSEDQWAIEGTLSVTNAQQFSSPGCSCCGQYASYLREYLDTTLQETEAEDVTTLKQQHNIPTELQSCHTLVLDEYVVEGHVPAEVIATLLDEEPAIDGIALPGMPAGSPGMGGSKSDSFIVYALGDGKTDEVYAEI from the coding sequence ATGAAGCGGAATGTGACGCGCCGTGGACTACTCCGGGTCGGCGGGACGACCGTCGCACTCGGAGTCGCCGGCTGTCTGGGGTCGCCAAGTGAGGACCAGTGGGCAATCGAGGGGACGCTGTCAGTGACGAACGCCCAACAGTTCAGCTCGCCAGGCTGCAGCTGTTGCGGACAGTACGCGTCGTACTTGCGGGAGTACCTCGACACGACGCTCCAAGAAACCGAGGCTGAGGACGTGACTACCCTCAAGCAGCAACACAACATTCCCACGGAACTACAGAGTTGTCACACGCTCGTTCTCGACGAATACGTCGTCGAAGGACACGTCCCTGCCGAGGTTATCGCCACGCTACTCGACGAAGAGCCGGCCATCGACGGCATCGCGCTGCCCGGAATGCCGGCCGGGTCGCCGGGAATGGGCGGGTCCAAGTCCGACTCGTTCATCGTCTACGCACTCGGTGACGGGAAGACGGATGAGGTGTACGCCGAAATATAG
- a CDS encoding ArsR/SmtB family transcription factor has protein sequence MTEEADPSEVFATLDDEYARDILVATKTDRLSAKELSEECDMSRPTVSRRVTRLVEQGLLEEYTHVDPGGRHYSEYEARLERVEVLLQAEGFDVQIDVRPDPADRITSIFEEMRGD, from the coding sequence GTGACTGAGGAGGCTGACCCGTCGGAGGTCTTCGCGACACTCGACGACGAGTACGCCCGCGACATCCTCGTGGCGACGAAGACCGACCGACTCTCCGCGAAGGAACTCAGCGAGGAATGCGACATGTCACGTCCAACCGTCTCACGCCGTGTCACCCGCCTCGTCGAGCAGGGCCTCCTTGAGGAGTACACGCATGTCGACCCCGGCGGACGGCACTACAGCGAGTACGAGGCGCGACTCGAGCGTGTCGAAGTCCTCCTGCAGGCGGAGGGCTTCGACGTGCAGATCGACGTCCGGCCGGACCCCGCCGACCGGATCACGTCCATCTTCGAGGAAATGCGGGGAGACTGA
- a CDS encoding SHOCT domain-containing protein, with protein sequence MMWSWHDGMWNDGHMAGWDSWGWGMMLFGLLWMALLVAVPLGFIYWLGTRSQSNGPAEDSALAVLQERYARGEIDDEEFDRRRARLTPDDGR encoded by the coding sequence ATGATGTGGAGCTGGCACGACGGCATGTGGAACGACGGCCACATGGCCGGATGGGATAGCTGGGGCTGGGGGATGATGCTGTTCGGTCTCCTGTGGATGGCACTCCTCGTCGCCGTCCCCCTCGGTTTCATCTACTGGCTGGGGACGCGGTCGCAATCGAACGGCCCCGCCGAGGATAGCGCACTCGCCGTCCTCCAAGAGCGGTACGCCCGTGGCGAGATCGACGACGAGGAGTTCGACCGCCGTCGCGCCCGTCTCACACCAGATGATGGACGGTAG
- a CDS encoding class I SAM-dependent methyltransferase, which yields MDQSTLRNRITDQFSYRGERADIWRAFDLLLDTDEFLNLGYSEWYQPHIVGSSQRRLVTEVGSRVSSHLSATDGVRLLDVGCGRGGPAIHLADRFGFRVTGLDLVPYNLKRATENARGKCVETDFVGGDATQLPFATDSFTACTAIDALVYLPDRNSVFAAVADVLEPEGVLVLSDLVVQSDVTETERRFVDSFADAWDMPSIGAVEQYTAGLEDANLELKTVENITNHSVGRFRKWTTLYLQLLGSPIRSLIERLLRAYDLDPTAITEQVRAAHRALPFLQHVILVAKAKPL from the coding sequence ATGGATCAGAGTACTCTACGCAACCGAATCACCGATCAGTTCTCCTACCGCGGTGAACGAGCCGACATCTGGCGGGCCTTCGATCTCCTGCTCGACACTGACGAGTTCCTCAATCTCGGCTATTCGGAGTGGTACCAGCCACATATTGTCGGATCGAGTCAGCGTCGACTCGTCACGGAAGTCGGATCGAGAGTCTCGTCACATCTATCCGCAACGGACGGAGTTCGTCTCCTCGATGTCGGTTGTGGCCGAGGGGGGCCGGCGATCCACCTCGCCGACCGATTCGGCTTCCGAGTTACTGGACTGGATCTCGTTCCGTACAACCTCAAGCGGGCAACCGAGAACGCACGCGGGAAGTGCGTCGAAACCGATTTCGTCGGCGGCGACGCCACACAGCTTCCGTTCGCGACGGACTCGTTTACCGCGTGCACAGCCATCGATGCCCTCGTTTATCTCCCCGACCGGAACAGCGTCTTCGCCGCGGTCGCGGATGTTCTCGAACCGGAGGGAGTTCTCGTCCTCTCCGACCTCGTGGTGCAGTCCGACGTAACTGAGACAGAACGGAGGTTCGTCGACTCGTTTGCAGACGCGTGGGACATGCCGTCAATAGGGGCGGTCGAGCAGTACACGGCCGGTCTCGAAGACGCGAATCTCGAACTCAAGACTGTCGAGAACATCACGAACCACAGCGTCGGGCGGTTTCGGAAGTGGACGACGCTGTACCTTCAGCTTCTCGGGAGTCCGATTCGGTCGCTCATCGAACGACTGTTACGAGCGTATGACCTCGATCCAACGGCGATTACCGAACAGGTGAGGGCCGCGCACCGTGCGTTGCCGTTCCTGCAGCACGTCATCCTCGTTGCGAAAGCGAAGCCGCTCTGA
- a CDS encoding methyltransferase family protein, with the protein MALQATQTLFSVGLLSGGLLLGGLLATIVSPTFQFWPHGTRNWTFWVSWSAWMLYGVGLVGVAYLDWWHWYEPPVVVQLVCVLVFVAGTALSIWAMWTLGFWESSGLEGHLQTEGPYRFSRNPQYVGFIAMLASGGLLAGSIQTVILAIGGIVWFLLAPLAEEPWLREQYGDAYEEYLRSVPRFLGRTHREPPQQEQTDRTKGGNQ; encoded by the coding sequence ATGGCACTCCAGGCGACACAGACATTGTTCAGCGTCGGTCTCCTATCTGGGGGACTCCTACTGGGTGGCCTCCTTGCTACCATCGTCAGTCCAACATTCCAGTTCTGGCCGCACGGAACGCGGAACTGGACATTCTGGGTGAGCTGGAGTGCGTGGATGCTATACGGTGTTGGTCTGGTCGGCGTTGCATACCTCGACTGGTGGCACTGGTACGAACCACCGGTGGTGGTGCAACTCGTCTGTGTGCTTGTTTTCGTAGCAGGCACAGCGCTGTCCATCTGGGCGATGTGGACACTCGGATTCTGGGAGAGCAGTGGTCTCGAAGGCCACCTTCAAACTGAGGGACCGTATCGCTTCTCTCGCAATCCACAGTACGTGGGGTTCATCGCCATGCTCGCCAGCGGAGGCCTCCTCGCAGGTTCGATTCAAACGGTCATTCTCGCCATCGGTGGAATCGTGTGGTTCCTGCTCGCACCACTCGCCGAAGAGCCGTGGCTCCGCGAGCAGTACGGCGACGCCTACGAGGAATATCTCAGATCGGTGCCGCGGTTCCTCGGCCGAACGCACCGCGAACCACCGCAGCAGGAACAGACCGACCGAACGAAGGGAGGGAACCAATGA
- a CDS encoding DUF7521 family protein, with translation MEHTLFVIGKLFTTVLALVIAYQAYRGYQRHRTQLLLYVAAGFALVGLGGLLEGVLFELLQVSIFEAGFVAALVTAAGMLSILYALYAPNP, from the coding sequence ATGGAACACACGTTATTCGTCATCGGCAAGCTGTTCACGACCGTATTGGCCCTCGTCATCGCCTATCAGGCCTATCGCGGATACCAGCGCCATCGCACGCAGTTGCTTCTGTACGTCGCCGCCGGCTTCGCGCTGGTCGGGCTGGGCGGCCTTCTCGAAGGTGTTCTCTTCGAACTCCTCCAAGTGTCGATCTTCGAAGCAGGATTCGTCGCAGCACTCGTCACCGCCGCCGGGATGCTATCTATCCTCTACGCCCTGTATGCCCCGAACCCCTGA
- a CDS encoding PadR family transcriptional regulator: protein MHDLTGFQRDILYVTTGLEEPHGLAIKDELDDYYEQEINHGRLYPNLDDLVNKGLLEKGELDKRTNVYTVTQRGLREIEARREWESQYLEDVNAPTTS from the coding sequence ATGCACGATCTGACTGGGTTCCAGCGGGATATCTTGTACGTAACCACCGGGCTCGAGGAACCTCATGGGCTCGCAATCAAGGACGAACTCGACGACTATTACGAGCAGGAGATCAATCATGGCCGCCTATATCCGAATCTCGACGATCTCGTCAACAAAGGACTGCTGGAGAAGGGTGAACTCGACAAGCGGACGAACGTGTACACGGTCACGCAACGCGGATTGCGGGAAATCGAGGCGCGACGTGAGTGGGAAAGTCAGTATTTAGAAGATGTGAACGCACCCACTACGTCGTAG
- the xseB gene encoding exodeoxyribonuclease VII small subunit codes for MPKDPDIKRRMDRVEEIIDQLDADEVSLEDGRELYDEGQELLGEIRGRLQDGDGEVIEIG; via the coding sequence ATGCCGAAAGACCCCGACATCAAACGGCGGATGGACCGCGTTGAGGAGATTATTGACCAGCTCGATGCGGACGAGGTGTCGCTCGAGGACGGCCGTGAACTCTACGACGAGGGTCAGGAACTGCTTGGTGAAATCCGGGGGCGGCTCCAAGACGGAGACGGCGAGGTTATCGAAATCGGGTGA